The Glycine soja cultivar W05 chromosome 6, ASM419377v2, whole genome shotgun sequence genome has a window encoding:
- the LOC114414445 gene encoding auxin-responsive protein SAUR50-like yields MAIRKSNKTTSQTTVLKQILKRCSSLGKKNGYDDDGLPLDVPKGHFAVYVGQNRSRYIVPISFLTHPEFQSLLRQAEEEFGFDHEMGLTIPCEEVVFRSLTSMLRC; encoded by the coding sequence ATGGCCATTAGAAAATCAAACAAGACTACTTCTCAAACCACAGTCCTCAAGCAAATCCTCAAGAGGTGTTCCAGCTTAGGAAAGAAAAACGGGTACGATGATGATGGTCTCCCTCTCGATGTCCCCAAAGGCCATTTCGCTGTCTACGTTGGACAAAACAGAAGCAGATACATTGTACCCATCTCGTTTTTGACTCACCCCGAGTTTCAGTCTCTCCTTCGACAAGCTGAAGAAGAATTTGGTTTCGATCACGAAATGGGTCTCACTATTCCATGTGAAGAAGTTGTTTTCCGCTCTCTAACATCCATGCTAAGAtgctag